One Saprospiraceae bacterium genomic region harbors:
- the porQ gene encoding type IX secretion system protein PorQ, translating into MEKRCTAYKLIFFCLPLMMQVYAQTGGQYIYQFLNASPGARVSALGGMPISWRSNDPGVVYLNPALLQSEMSGAIQFSSLSYFSDIQFGHFSYSHSLDSPSLNFQVGIHYANYGDIIRTDPFGNTLGNFKASDSDIYLAASKLFKQRIQLGASLHYISSSLDQYSSQGLSLNAGISYFNPEKNFGLSLLVKHAGFQLSKYQNKPEQLPFEIQLAYSKKLKHLPLIYHIGFQQLQRWDIRYDDPNLQDGGVLFGEENEDSAVEKQFSTFLRHFVFGIELNFGKNENFSLRLGYNNLRNRELSLADYRSFAGLSGGFGIKIYKFKFDYSYASYHIAGGTSQISISTNLNSFLKV; encoded by the coding sequence ATGGAAAAAAGATGCACTGCTTACAAATTGATTTTCTTTTGTCTGCCATTAATGATGCAGGTTTATGCACAAACCGGCGGACAATATATTTACCAATTTCTGAATGCATCACCCGGTGCGAGGGTGAGCGCTTTGGGAGGCATGCCAATTTCCTGGAGGTCCAATGATCCTGGAGTTGTTTATTTGAATCCTGCTTTACTTCAATCCGAAATGAGTGGTGCTATTCAATTCTCCAGTCTAAGTTATTTCTCTGATATTCAATTTGGTCATTTTAGTTATTCCCATAGCCTTGATTCTCCTTCCTTAAACTTTCAGGTGGGGATTCACTATGCGAACTATGGAGATATCATCCGCACGGACCCATTCGGAAATACATTGGGTAATTTTAAAGCTTCGGATTCCGATATTTATCTGGCGGCTTCTAAATTATTCAAACAAAGAATTCAGCTCGGAGCAAGTTTGCATTACATTTCATCCAGCCTCGATCAATACAGCTCACAAGGTCTGAGTCTCAATGCCGGGATCTCTTATTTTAACCCGGAAAAAAATTTCGGCCTGAGTCTGCTTGTAAAACATGCAGGATTTCAACTTAGTAAATACCAGAATAAACCCGAGCAATTACCTTTTGAAATTCAACTGGCATATTCAAAAAAATTAAAACACCTTCCACTCATTTATCACATCGGTTTTCAACAATTGCAACGGTGGGATATTCGTTACGATGATCCCAATTTGCAGGATGGAGGCGTGCTTTTTGGAGAAGAGAACGAAGACAGTGCCGTGGAAAAGCAATTTTCTACATTTCTCCGGCATTTTGTTTTTGGAATCGAATTGAATTTTGGAAAAAATGAGAATTTTTCTCTCAGATTGGGTTATAACAACCTTCGGAACCGGGAGTTGTCTTTGGCGGATTATCGAAGCTTCGCAGGACTTTCCGGTGGATTTGGAATTAAAATTTACAAATTCAAATTTGATTATTCTTATGCTTCCTATCACATTGCAGGAGGGACCAGTCAGATCAGTATCAGCACTAACCTGAACAGCTTTTTAAAAGTTTAA
- a CDS encoding PhoH family protein: MSQSEIILTVENLDPVALFGENNSKLNLIRKSYPDTVITSRGSLIKITGKKKDTQAVKEKVETMVKLLRDKKELSFQAVEDLLHGDHPYQHQVGPNEHKMVLVHGREGRVIYAKTQNQQIMVESSAGNDVVFAIGPAGTGKTYTAVAIAVRALKNREVKKIILTRPAVEAGESLGFLPGDLKEKIDPYLRPLYDALDDMIPAERLQQFMETRVIEIAPLAFMRGRTLDQAFIILDEAQNCTPLQIKMFLTRLGPSAKCIITGDLSQIDLPYKQVSGLRHATKLLQNIYGITTVYLNRDDVVRHRLVKEILKAYDKRDANRPADEEEE; this comes from the coding sequence TTGTCACAGAGCGAAATTATCCTGACCGTAGAAAACCTCGATCCCGTTGCACTCTTTGGAGAAAACAACAGCAAATTAAATCTCATCCGGAAATCCTACCCCGATACCGTAATCACATCGAGGGGTTCCCTGATCAAAATTACAGGCAAGAAAAAGGATACCCAGGCCGTCAAAGAGAAAGTTGAAACTATGGTGAAACTCCTTCGGGATAAAAAGGAATTGAGTTTTCAGGCCGTAGAAGATTTGCTGCATGGAGATCATCCCTATCAGCATCAGGTGGGGCCAAATGAGCATAAAATGGTTTTAGTTCATGGTCGGGAAGGCCGGGTGATTTATGCCAAGACTCAAAACCAGCAGATCATGGTGGAGTCCAGTGCGGGAAACGATGTGGTTTTTGCGATTGGCCCGGCAGGTACCGGAAAAACTTATACCGCTGTTGCTATTGCAGTCAGGGCACTAAAAAACCGGGAAGTCAAAAAAATTATCCTAACCAGGCCTGCGGTAGAAGCCGGGGAGAGCCTTGGATTCTTGCCGGGGGATCTCAAAGAAAAAATTGACCCGTATTTGAGACCACTTTACGATGCGCTTGACGACATGATTCCCGCTGAACGTCTGCAGCAATTTATGGAAACCCGTGTCATAGAGATCGCTCCGCTTGCTTTTATGCGGGGTCGGACTCTGGACCAGGCATTTATCATCCTGGACGAAGCCCAAAACTGCACCCCATTGCAGATCAAAATGTTTTTAACCCGACTGGGACCCTCTGCAAAATGCATCATTACCGGTGACCTTTCGCAAATCGACCTTCCTTACAAACAAGTTTCCGGATTGCGCCACGCCACAAAACTATTGCAGAATATTTACGGAATCACTACAGTTTACCTCAATCGGGATGATGTGGTGCGGCACCGTCTTGTCAAAGAAATATTAAAAGCATATGACAAGAGAGACGCCAACAGGCCGGCGGATGAGGAGGAAGAATAG
- a CDS encoding antibiotic biosynthesis monooxygenase — protein MITRVVKMKFRESEIETFVELFNEVKTAIQSCKGCISVKAVRALNEPQTIFTISYWDSESDLENYRGSELFSATWAKTKALFESKAEAWTLEEI, from the coding sequence ATGATAACACGCGTTGTAAAAATGAAGTTCCGCGAATCGGAAATTGAAACTTTTGTGGAATTGTTTAATGAAGTGAAAACGGCCATACAATCCTGTAAAGGTTGCATCTCGGTGAAGGCTGTCCGGGCTTTAAATGAGCCCCAGACCATATTTACGATCAGCTATTGGGACTCGGAGTCAGATCTCGAAAATTATCGCGGTTCAGAATTATTTTCTGCAACCTGGGCGAAAACCAAAGCCTTGTTTGAATCGAAGGCAGAGGCCTGGACTCTGGAGGAAATCTAA
- a CDS encoding cbb3-type cytochrome c oxidase subunit I, protein MMETNGQNGHHKESVRSRSMNYIMDTKNWRGPLIFIFIISLLGVGMIGFQTYVDAPPMSGFKDQQGKILIDQKTIERGQEVFHQKALMEYGSFFGDGAQRGPDFTAEALRYITVYMNDFYVADYRNKSGNVPNEFERKQINEQVKNELKQNQFDDKDRLVSLSAAQVYAYQNLIQYYTDFYVDKNDGQGFPPTDFLTDKNKIADLSAFFFWGAWVCVTQRPGTDFSYTHNWPFDPLAGNTPTSPVILWSVLGMLAFVLMCGIVLYFIGQYNQLPNKFFKPPKRDLFTVARVAAFKPTPTQKATYKFFAVAILLFFLQVVGGLVTINDFINWLSYFGIHITDSVPVNIPRTWHIMLSLYWISTCWIASSIFILPILAKKEVPGQLKLVNTLFVLLFILVGGSLVGMTLGPLGLMGEWWYWLGHQGWEFVDFGKMYQVLLMGIFALWIVVVYRGLKPAFVKGETWSLPKWIMYSVIGIPLLFLSGFVAKPETNFVIADFWRWMVIHMWVEAFFEVFITVIVSYLMVLMGLVSRNAAIRVVYFATILFLGTGLLGISHNFYWNAKPVATMALGSVFSTLQFVPLILLTVEAWRFKNMPRIAVGDVAHDQLQNFGFPEVFKFLIAVNFWNFFGAGVMGIIINLPIMNYFEHGTYLTVNHAHAALMGVYGNISLAALLFASRLTIKNIAWNEKVVNFSFWSINAGLMLMVILDLFPAGSIQFKAVVEQGLWYGRSHEFIDTGIFNSLTWLRGIGATVFFFGGVIPLTWFIVSRWNSLKAKTTHIQEMDATIALEIEKGIPVEEEVELVN, encoded by the coding sequence ATGATGGAAACAAATGGCCAAAATGGACACCACAAAGAATCAGTCCGATCCAGAAGCATGAATTATATCATGGACACCAAAAACTGGCGGGGTCCGCTCATATTTATATTTATCATCAGCCTTCTGGGTGTTGGAATGATTGGATTTCAAACCTACGTCGATGCTCCACCCATGTCGGGATTCAAAGATCAACAGGGAAAGATACTTATTGACCAAAAAACGATTGAGCGTGGTCAGGAAGTTTTCCATCAGAAGGCGTTGATGGAATACGGAAGTTTTTTTGGGGATGGCGCGCAAAGAGGCCCGGACTTTACCGCTGAAGCTCTTCGCTACATAACTGTTTATATGAATGACTTTTACGTAGCAGATTACAGAAATAAGTCGGGAAATGTTCCCAATGAATTTGAACGGAAACAAATCAACGAACAAGTTAAAAATGAGCTGAAACAAAATCAATTCGACGATAAAGATCGATTGGTAAGTTTGTCTGCCGCTCAGGTTTATGCATACCAGAATCTGATTCAATATTACACTGATTTTTATGTCGATAAAAATGACGGACAAGGATTTCCACCAACTGATTTTCTCACCGATAAAAATAAAATTGCAGACCTGTCTGCATTTTTCTTCTGGGGCGCCTGGGTATGCGTTACGCAAAGACCCGGTACTGATTTTAGTTATACGCATAACTGGCCTTTTGATCCCTTGGCAGGCAATACGCCAACATCCCCGGTCATTCTCTGGAGTGTATTGGGTATGTTGGCTTTTGTGCTCATGTGTGGAATTGTCCTTTATTTCATTGGACAATACAATCAGTTGCCTAATAAATTTTTCAAACCCCCAAAAAGAGATCTTTTTACCGTAGCACGCGTAGCCGCTTTCAAACCAACCCCGACACAAAAAGCTACGTACAAGTTTTTTGCCGTTGCCATTTTACTGTTTTTCCTGCAGGTGGTTGGCGGTTTGGTCACCATCAATGATTTCATCAACTGGCTGTCCTATTTTGGGATTCATATTACGGATTCAGTCCCCGTAAATATTCCGAGAACCTGGCACATCATGCTTTCTCTTTATTGGATTTCTACTTGCTGGATCGCTTCTTCTATTTTTATTCTTCCCATTCTGGCTAAAAAGGAAGTTCCGGGACAATTAAAGCTTGTCAACACTTTATTTGTTTTACTCTTTATTCTCGTCGGCGGTTCGTTAGTCGGCATGACTTTAGGCCCGCTTGGTTTGATGGGCGAATGGTGGTATTGGCTCGGACATCAGGGATGGGAGTTCGTCGATTTCGGTAAAATGTATCAGGTTTTATTGATGGGTATTTTTGCGCTCTGGATTGTCGTTGTGTACCGGGGACTGAAACCGGCTTTTGTAAAAGGGGAAACCTGGAGTTTGCCCAAGTGGATCATGTATTCCGTCATCGGAATTCCATTGCTATTCTTATCTGGGTTTGTAGCCAAGCCTGAAACTAATTTTGTGATTGCCGATTTCTGGCGTTGGATGGTGATCCATATGTGGGTGGAAGCTTTTTTCGAAGTATTTATTACTGTCATCGTCAGTTACCTCATGGTTCTCATGGGATTGGTAAGCCGGAATGCTGCGATCCGGGTCGTTTATTTTGCAACCATTTTGTTTCTCGGTACCGGTTTATTAGGCATTTCTCACAATTTTTACTGGAATGCAAAACCTGTCGCAACCATGGCATTAGGTAGCGTATTTTCAACATTGCAATTTGTACCACTGATCCTTTTAACTGTCGAGGCCTGGAGATTTAAAAACATGCCAAGGATTGCCGTTGGAGACGTTGCACACGATCAGTTGCAGAATTTTGGTTTTCCGGAAGTTTTCAAATTTTTGATTGCTGTCAATTTCTGGAATTTCTTTGGTGCAGGCGTAATGGGCATAATCATCAATTTACCCATTATGAATTATTTTGAACACGGTACTTATCTGACCGTAAATCACGCACATGCGGCATTGATGGGAGTATATGGAAATATTTCTCTGGCTGCTCTGCTCTTTGCTTCGAGGCTTACGATAAAAAATATTGCGTGGAATGAAAAAGTAGTCAATTTTTCTTTTTGGTCCATCAACGCAGGATTGATGCTGATGGTCATACTCGATCTATTTCCTGCCGGCTCTATTCAATTTAAAGCCGTTGTGGAACAAGGCCTTTGGTATGGACGTTCACATGAATTCATTGATACAGGAATTTTTAACTCTCTTACCTGGTTAAGAGGTATTGGTGCAACTGTTTTCTTTTTCGGCGGTGTCATTCCTTTGACCTGGTTTATTGTGTCGAGGTGGAATTCATTAAAAGCCAAAACCACGCATATTCAGGAAATGGACGCCACCATAGCATTGGAAATCGAAAAAGGTATACCTGTAGAAGAAGAAGTTGAATTGGTAAATTAA
- a CDS encoding Rrf2 family transcriptional regulator, producing MRTLSKATIYCLRALIYVASKNEKEKYINIGEISEELNISFHFLTKTFQILTQNDLLVSHRGPHGGILLKKPMEEIYLIDIIHILEGEDFFEKCLLGLPGCGSNEPCPVHKFWKDVKGALQKEFEETSLSDLAAAIKMKKMRI from the coding sequence ATGCGTACACTTTCAAAAGCCACAATTTATTGTCTGAGAGCCTTGATCTACGTGGCCTCGAAAAATGAAAAAGAAAAATACATCAATATTGGAGAGATTTCGGAAGAATTAAATATTTCCTTTCATTTTCTTACAAAAACTTTTCAGATATTGACACAAAACGATTTATTAGTTTCCCACCGCGGGCCCCATGGAGGTATCTTGCTTAAAAAACCCATGGAAGAAATCTATCTTATTGATATCATCCATATTCTGGAAGGCGAAGATTTTTTCGAAAAATGTTTGTTAGGCCTGCCCGGTTGTGGTTCGAACGAACCCTGCCCTGTTCATAAATTCTGGAAAGATGTAAAAGGCGCTCTTCAGAAAGAATTTGAAGAGACTTCATTATCGGACCTTGCAGCCGCAATCAAGATGAAGAAAATGAGGATTTAA
- a CDS encoding ribonucleoside triphosphate reductase, which yields MNQFVIKRNGVYHPLLPYKISDAICKAFESQQQDVDQELIDYVFSMLVQKTIWAVEEIQDLIEKQLFSRGHFETMRAFMLHRHTRKLQREHVHGLNDDTTYIDSTQTIEEYVFQKDWRINANANTSYSSAGLINNVAGKVIANYWLDKVYSKEEAYAHRNGDYHIHDLDCLTGYCAGWSLRILLNDGFNGVRGRVGSRPPSHLREALGQMANFMGILQSEWAGAQAFSSFDTYLAPYVFKDQLSFEEILKAIRSFVYNLNVPARWGQSPFTNITLDWVVPNDLKDQFPSRLDKHLFEGMNNEQLLACAQERGILKLTDLCYKHFQKEMNMINKAYYTVMTEGDSNGQPFTFPIPTVNITEEFDWYGENTDILFENTAKIGSSYFQNFIGSQYLLDGEGHKIENPYAYKPNALRSMCCRLQLDLRELLKRGNGLFGSAEMTGSIGVVTINLARLGYLYKNDREALYQKLDGLIELAKSSLEKKRNFIQLLYDRGLFPYTKRYLPHFRNHFSTIGINGMNEMIRNFTDDRCNIVHPEGRELALHVLEFIQKKMSLIQEETGNLYNLEATPAEGTTYRFAKEDKKRFPDILQAGYDDHIYYTNSSQLPVNYTDDPFEALELQDELQCKYTGGTVLHLYMREKISSPEACRKLVQKVISNFRLPYITVTPVFSVCNIHGYLNGEHEYCPTCDEQLLKSLLTDPN from the coding sequence ATGAATCAATTTGTCATCAAACGAAACGGGGTTTATCATCCCCTGCTCCCTTATAAAATTTCAGATGCCATCTGCAAGGCTTTCGAAAGTCAGCAACAGGATGTTGATCAGGAATTAATCGATTACGTTTTTTCCATGTTGGTCCAAAAAACGATCTGGGCTGTTGAAGAAATTCAGGACCTCATTGAAAAGCAACTTTTCTCCAGGGGGCATTTTGAAACCATGCGTGCTTTTATGCTGCACAGGCATACGCGAAAATTGCAACGGGAGCATGTTCATGGCCTGAATGACGACACAACTTACATCGATTCCACACAAACCATCGAAGAATATGTTTTCCAAAAGGACTGGAGAATCAACGCCAATGCCAATACATCTTATTCCAGTGCTGGACTGATCAACAATGTAGCAGGAAAGGTCATTGCCAATTACTGGCTCGATAAAGTTTATTCCAAAGAAGAAGCCTATGCCCATCGCAATGGAGATTACCACATACACGATCTCGATTGTCTTACCGGTTATTGTGCCGGCTGGAGTCTTCGGATCCTGCTCAACGATGGATTCAATGGAGTCAGGGGCCGTGTGGGTAGTCGTCCTCCATCGCATTTGCGCGAAGCGCTTGGCCAGATGGCCAATTTTATGGGGATTCTCCAAAGCGAATGGGCCGGTGCCCAGGCATTTAGTTCGTTTGACACCTATCTGGCACCCTATGTATTTAAAGATCAGCTCAGCTTTGAGGAAATTCTGAAAGCCATCCGCAGTTTTGTTTACAACCTCAATGTACCCGCCCGGTGGGGTCAGTCTCCGTTTACCAACATCACTCTGGATTGGGTCGTTCCCAACGATCTTAAAGATCAATTCCCCAGTCGCCTCGACAAGCACTTATTCGAAGGCATGAATAACGAACAGTTGTTAGCCTGTGCTCAGGAGCGGGGAATTTTAAAACTGACCGATCTTTGTTACAAACATTTCCAGAAGGAAATGAATATGATCAACAAAGCGTATTACACAGTCATGACTGAAGGGGATTCCAACGGACAACCATTTACCTTTCCAATTCCTACAGTCAACATCACAGAAGAGTTTGACTGGTATGGAGAAAACACGGATATACTGTTTGAAAATACTGCAAAAATTGGTTCATCTTACTTTCAAAATTTTATAGGCAGCCAATATCTGCTCGACGGGGAAGGCCATAAAATAGAAAATCCATATGCATACAAACCCAATGCGCTCAGAAGCATGTGTTGCAGACTTCAATTGGATCTCCGTGAATTATTGAAGAGAGGGAATGGCTTGTTCGGAAGTGCGGAAATGACCGGGAGCATCGGCGTAGTCACCATCAATCTGGCTCGTTTAGGATACTTGTATAAAAACGACCGGGAAGCTTTGTATCAAAAGCTCGATGGGTTGATCGAACTTGCAAAGTCAAGCCTGGAAAAAAAGAGAAATTTTATTCAACTTCTTTATGATCGCGGACTCTTTCCTTACACGAAACGTTATTTGCCACATTTCAGAAATCATTTTTCAACAATCGGGATCAATGGAATGAATGAAATGATCAGGAATTTTACAGATGACCGATGCAACATTGTACATCCCGAAGGCCGCGAACTGGCATTACATGTACTTGAATTTATCCAGAAAAAAATGTCCCTAATCCAGGAAGAAACAGGCAATCTGTATAACTTAGAAGCTACCCCGGCAGAGGGAACCACTTACCGTTTTGCAAAAGAAGACAAGAAGAGATTTCCCGACATCCTTCAGGCAGGATATGATGATCACATATATTATACCAACAGTTCACAATTGCCGGTGAATTATACCGACGATCCTTTTGAAGCATTGGAACTTCAGGATGAACTGCAATGCAAGTACACCGGTGGTACAGTCCTTCATTTATATATGAGAGAAAAAATCAGTTCGCCTGAAGCCTGCAGAAAACTCGTTCAAAAAGTGATTTCAAATTTCCGGCTGCCCTATATCACTGTCACTCCCGTATTCAGCGTATGCAATATCCATGGCTACCTCAACGGCGAACACGAGTATTGTCCAACCTGTGATGAGCAGCTTTTAAAATCTTTATTAACCGATCCAAACTAA
- a CDS encoding anaerobic ribonucleoside-triphosphate reductase activating protein: MSNPIYHITPFTQLDYPDKLACIIWFAGCNMRCLYCYNTEIVKGKGRLSYEEALEFLKSRKNLLDAVVLSGGECTMHIRLEEFIHKIKDMHFLVKIDTNGSHPRLLSKLIRENLIDYVALDFKALQDRFFKITRSDHFKDFEKTLELLVSSKIPFEVRTTVHSEFLDQDYLIRMARYLKNKSYSGTYFLQSFFNDIPTLGSLKNDYKSIPAEFIQNAGLQIEVRKF; encoded by the coding sequence ATGTCTAATCCCATTTATCATATCACTCCGTTTACGCAACTGGATTATCCCGATAAACTGGCCTGCATCATTTGGTTTGCAGGCTGTAATATGCGCTGCCTGTATTGCTACAACACTGAGATCGTCAAAGGAAAAGGTCGTTTATCGTATGAGGAAGCTCTTGAATTTTTAAAATCGCGAAAAAATTTATTGGATGCCGTGGTTCTAAGTGGTGGTGAATGCACCATGCATATCCGTCTTGAAGAATTTATTCATAAAATAAAAGATATGCATTTTCTGGTTAAAATAGACACCAATGGATCTCATCCACGCCTATTATCAAAACTAATACGGGAAAATCTGATAGACTATGTCGCTCTTGATTTTAAGGCTCTTCAAGACAGGTTTTTTAAAATTACGAGGTCGGATCACTTTAAGGATTTTGAAAAAACACTGGAGCTCCTGGTCTCCTCAAAGATACCCTTTGAAGTCAGAACTACAGTGCATTCAGAATTTCTGGACCAAGACTATTTAATCAGAATGGCCAGGTATTTAAAAAACAAATCCTATTCAGGTACCTACTTTTTACAATCCTTCTTTAACGACATTCCAACTTTAGGTTCACTTAAGAACGATTATAAATCAATTCCAGCAGAATTTATACAAAATGCAGGATTACAAATTGAAGTGAGAAAATTTTAA
- a CDS encoding cation:proton antiporter, translating to METSLIIIVIGLFIFFGHYLGGLFVRKGVPDVLGLMLIGLIIGPITKLVSPDIFGQFGSLFSNLVLIFILFESGTDLRISSLKASFKDSAAITTFGFVSTAVVIFLFCFFVLDIFWLSSLFIGSTLGGTSAAVVVGLVKQISITSKTATTLIVESAESDVFTLAIPISILGFMMTGEINTKMLFSQFISSLVMAVLIAVLSAFTWSYIINKIQSLKATKFSTPAFLFIVYGLSEYLGFSGPLTALTFGIAIGNLEYFEPKLLSKIIPNQSIVLPNEEKDFFSQIVFLLRTFFFIFIGINIRIDRLDWLLWGAVITICLFFVRLFVVKGLFTSQTPTVDRAIISMMIPKGLGAAVIATLPFQNQHPDGVVIQAICFSVILFSTLICVILFYLLRTGISLPFYNSFYNKTSA from the coding sequence ATGGAAACCTCACTCATTATTATTGTCATTGGGCTGTTTATTTTTTTTGGTCACTACCTGGGTGGTTTGTTTGTCAGAAAAGGGGTGCCGGATGTTTTGGGCCTGATGCTCATCGGATTGATTATCGGACCAATAACAAAATTAGTAAGCCCAGACATTTTTGGACAATTCGGTTCGCTGTTCAGCAATCTGGTTTTGATATTTATATTGTTTGAAAGCGGGACCGATTTGAGGATTTCATCTCTTAAAGCATCATTTAAGGATTCTGCAGCGATTACCACTTTTGGGTTCGTAAGCACGGCAGTCGTCATATTCCTTTTTTGTTTTTTTGTACTCGACATTTTCTGGCTTAGTAGTTTGTTTATTGGGAGTACTCTCGGAGGAACCTCTGCTGCAGTTGTGGTTGGTTTGGTAAAACAAATTTCTATTACATCAAAAACAGCCACAACACTGATCGTGGAATCCGCGGAATCGGATGTGTTTACACTTGCTATTCCGATTAGTATTCTGGGATTTATGATGACCGGAGAAATTAATACCAAAATGCTGTTTTCCCAGTTTATTAGTTCATTGGTAATGGCAGTCCTGATAGCCGTACTGAGTGCATTTACCTGGTCTTACATCATCAATAAGATTCAATCTCTGAAAGCCACCAAATTTTCTACTCCGGCATTTCTTTTTATTGTCTACGGACTATCCGAATACCTTGGTTTTAGCGGACCATTGACGGCACTCACTTTTGGGATTGCCATTGGAAATCTTGAGTATTTCGAACCCAAACTCCTGAGTAAAATAATTCCGAATCAAAGTATTGTACTTCCTAATGAAGAAAAAGATTTCTTTTCTCAAATTGTTTTTTTGTTAAGAACATTTTTCTTTATTTTTATTGGTATTAATATCCGTATTGACCGTTTGGATTGGTTGCTTTGGGGTGCCGTTATCACCATCTGCCTGTTTTTTGTCAGATTATTCGTCGTTAAAGGATTATTCACTTCACAAACGCCAACTGTAGATAGAGCCATCATCAGCATGATGATACCAAAGGGATTGGGAGCAGCAGTTATTGCAACATTGCCTTTCCAGAATCAGCATCCCGATGGGGTTGTTATCCAGGCAATTTGTTTTTCTGTTATCTTATTCAGTACGCTGATATGCGTAATTTTATTTTATTTATTGAGGACAGGCATCAGTTTGCCTTTTTACAACAGCTTTTATAATAAGACCAGTGCATAG
- a CDS encoding transposase — protein sequence MAITYTQFYVHVVFAGKGRANIISTTLKKKLYQYIKGIVKNKNQKIMMINGRPDHVHILVGLKPTQSTQYQLLMDRYCKNWKYPKDHHNFRSKHRR from the coding sequence ATGGCTATTACCTATACACAATTTTACGTTCATGTAGTATTTGCCGGAAAAGGCAGAGCCAATATCATTTCTACAACATTGAAGAAAAAATTATATCAATACATCAAAGGCATCGTTAAAAATAAAAATCAAAAAATAATGATGATTAACGGAAGGCCAGACCATGTGCACATCCTTGTTGGATTAAAACCAACTCAAAGCACACAGTATCAACTACTCATGGACAGATATTGTAAGAATTGGAAATATCCAAAAGATCATCACAACTTCCGGTCAAAACACAGAAGGTAA
- a CDS encoding GIY-YIG nuclease family protein encodes MHYVYIIYSKAIDRYYIGETEDFEQRLRWHNEHQFIGSFTTRATDWERYLVFEMKDIQESRKFEAHLKSQKSRKYIESLKSNRKKITKLVEKYGLGHCPDILE; translated from the coding sequence ATGCATTACGTTTACATCATTTATAGCAAGGCGATAGACCGTTATTACATTGGAGAGACGGAAGATTTTGAGCAGCGATTGCGATGGCATAATGAACACCAATTCATTGGATCTTTTACAACAAGAGCCACAGACTGGGAAAGGTATCTGGTATTTGAAATGAAAGATATTCAGGAGTCAAGAAAATTTGAGGCACACTTGAAGTCCCAAAAATCGAGGAAATACATTGAGTCGTTAAAAAGTAATCGAAAAAAGATAACGAAGCTGGTGGAAAAATATGGCTTGGGTCACTGTCCCGATATTTTGGAATGA